Proteins from a genomic interval of Chlorocebus sabaeus isolate Y175 unplaced genomic scaffold, mChlSab1.0.hap1 unalloc_scaffold_217, whole genome shotgun sequence:
- the LOC140711131 gene encoding LOW QUALITY PROTEIN: ubiquitin carboxyl-terminal hydrolase 17-like (The sequence of the model RefSeq protein was modified relative to this genomic sequence to represent the inferred CDS: substituted 1 base at 1 genomic stop codon), with product MEADSLHLGGEWQFNRFSKLISSRPDAAFAEIQRTSLPEKSPLSSETQVNLCDDLAPVARQPAPRKKLPLSSRRPAAVGAGLQNMGNTCYLNASLQCLTYTPPLANYMLSQEHSQLCQRHKCCMLCTMEAHITRALHCPGHVIQPSQALAAGFHRGKQEDAHEFLMFIVDAMKKACLPGHKQVDHDSEDTTLIHQIFGGCWRSQIKCVHCQGVSDTFDPYLDIALDIQAAQSVKQALEQVVKPEELNGENAYHCGLCLXKAPASKTFTLHTSAKVLILVLKRFSDVTGNKLAKNVQYPECLDMQPYMSQQNTGPLVYVLYAVLVHAGWSCHNGHYLSYVKAPGGQWYKIDDTKVTACSIASVLSQQAYVLFYIQKSELERCSESVSIGREPGAPGAEHKDRRATQGELQREPCLQVPDLEEHLVERATQESTLDHWKFLQEQNKTKPDFNVRKVECTLPPNVLVIHPSKYKSGMNNHHPEQQSSLLNLSSRKLTPQESMNTDTLTSLQGRTRRSKGRNKHSKRALFVCQ from the coding sequence ATGGAGGCCGATTCACTCCACTTGGGAGGTGAGTGGCAGTTCAACCGCTTTTCAAAACTCATATCTTCTCGGCCAGATGCAGCTTTTGCTGAAATTCAGCGGACTTCTCTACCTGAGAAGTCACCACTGTCATCTGAGACCCAAGTCAACCTCTGTGATGATTTGGCTCCTGTGGCAAGACAGCCTGCCCCCAGAAAGAAGCTTCCTCTCAGTAGCAGGAGACCTGCTGCGGTGGGGGCTGGGCTCCAGAATATGGGAAATACTTGCTACTTGAATGCTTCCCTGCAGTGCCTGACATACACACCACCCCTTGCCAACTACATGCTGTCGCAGGAGCACTCTCAACTTTGTCAGCGTCACAAGTGCTGCATGCTGTGTACGATGGAAGCTCACATTACACGGGCCCTCCACTGTCCTGGCCACGTCATCCAGCCCTCACAGGCATTGGCTGCTGGCTTCCATCGAGGCAAGCAGGAAGATGCCCATGAGTTTCTGATGTTTATTGTGGATGCGATGAAAAAGGCATGCCTTCCCGGGCACAAGCAGGTAGATCATGACTCTGAGGACACCACCCTCATCCACCAGATATTTGGAGGCTGCTGGAGATCTCAAATCAAGTGTGTCCACTGCCAGGGCGTTTCGGACACCTTTGACCCTTACCTGGACATCgccctggatatccaggcagctCAGAGTGTGAAGCAAGCTTTGGAACAGGTGGTGAAGCCCGAAGAACTCAATGGAGAGAATGCCTATCATTGTGGTCTTTGTCTCTAGAAGGCACCTGCCTCCAAGACGTTCACTCTACACACTTCTGCCAAGGTCCTCATCCTTGTATTGAAGAGATTCTCCGATGTCACAGGCAACAAACTTGCCAAGAATGTGCAATACCCTGAGTGCCTTGACATGCAGCCATACATGTCTCAGCAGAACACAGGACCTCTAGTCTATGTCCTCTATGCTGTGCTGGTCCACGCTGGGTGGAGTTGTCACAACGGACATTACCTCTCTTATGTCAAAGCTCCAGGAGGCCAGTGGTATAAAATAGATGACACCAAGGTCACTGCCTGTAGCATCGCTTCTGTCCTGAGTCAACAGGCCTATGTCCTCTTTTACATCCAGAAGAGTGAACTGGAAAGATGCAGTGAGAGTGTGTCAATAGGCAGGGAACCAGGAGCCCCTGGCGCTGAACACAAAGACAGGCGAGCAACGCAAGGAGAGCTCCAGAGAGAACCCTGCCTCCAGGTACCCGACTTGGAGGAGCACTTAGTGGAAAGAGCCACTCAGGAAAGCACCTTAGACCACTGGAAGTTCctccaagagcaaaacaaaaccaagcctgACTTCAACGTCAGAAAAGTCGAATGTACCCTGCCTCCCAACGTGCTTGTGATTCATCCATCAAAATACAAGAGTGGGATGAACAACCATCATCCTGAACAGCAAAGCTCCCTGCTGAACCTCTCTTCAAGGAAACTGACACCTCAGGAGTCCATGAACACTGACACACTCACTTCTCTGCAAGGGAGGACCAGGAGATCCAAAGGGAGGAACAAACACAGCAAGAGGGCTCTGTTTGTGT